In the Fibrobacter sp. genome, AGCCCTCTTTTTGGCCGCATCAAAAGGAAGACCTTCCTTCATCAGTTGCATAACACGGGGAACCTCTAAGTGAGAGAACAACCTCAAATCAGCAGGATCGTCACCAAGCCCAACATCAAGAAGATCTATTATCGATTCAAATTCAATATCAACGGTTCCGGAATCAAGATTTGACCACTCTGCCTTAATAACAAACTGGACATACCTGTTCTTGTAATTACGCTTTTCTATTTCGTATTTCCCTTTGACCTCCAACTCCGTACACTGATTGAAATTTGAATCCAGTTCAAAAGCTTTTATTTCCTTAACATAAACTTTCGACGGGAACAATAGTTTTCCATTTAAAGTTCTACCATTCAATCGCCACTGGACAGCATATTCAGACTCATCACTAGCATATTGAATATTTGCAGAATCATCACCAGAGCAACCCCACAAAAAGGATATCACAAACAGCCAAAGAATTTTTTTCATCGTCACCACGCCGGTTTAATAGAAGAAGCACATTGTTCAAAGGACTGTTGTCCCAATTCAATATCCCAGGAGAGCGTGGCTACATCATTATTTATGTCAAGATGAAAATGATGCTCTACAATTTTTTCATCTTGATACTTGTCATCCATGCCAATCTTCCCTTTGAACTTTGACAGAACAAAATCTGAGGGAGAAATCACTTCTACATAGGAATAACTTTCATTGTGTATCACTATTTGATCTGCCGTAGAACACTCATTGGTATGGCATCCATATAAATCCAAATACATCCGTGCTTTTTCGCCGCCGTAGCTAACAATAAAACTTAGCAAGCCTGGACGGTACATATCTTGCACACTAATTGCAGGATCATCAACTTCTTCCAGATTCAACGAATCTAAATATGCGAAATGTGTCTCCCCAACAATATCGGTATAGTAATCGGTGACATTCCCACACGAATCACTGCAGCTCGCAAGCTGCAGCGCAACAAACGCGACCGCCAATAACCCACCAAATCTTTTAATCATAACTTGGAAGAAAATACAAAAATATTCTCGTTCTGGATTATCTGCACAACATATTGGCCCTTGGGCAATGAGATATTGGACTTGTAGATTTTTTAATAGAGGGCTTTTCGCAAGCCAATCCAAAAAATTCGCTCCTTTTCCACCATTCCCATTTCAAAGAACTATATTTGACATATACGCTGCGGTTCTTTGCAGCTCCGAAGGGAATTACACTGGTTAGGATATGGTAAAGCAAATTTCAGCTATTTTTGGCATCGCTTTTTTGATTGCTGCTTGCGAAACAAAAACTTCTGAGCCCGAAATTGAAGTCCATGTTGAACACGGCGAATTCACGGATTCTCGCGATGGACAAACCTACAAGACGGTAACCATTGAATCCCAGACATGGATGGCAGAGAATCTGAATTATAAAACTGACAAGAGTTTTTGCTATAACAACGTCACCGATTCTTGCAACATATACGGACGATTGTATTCGGAATACCGTTTCAACAACGCTTACATTGAGCTTTGCCCAGAAGGATGGCACACCCCCAACAGAGAAGAATGGATTATTCTATTTGAAACTGTAGGGGGTACGGAAACGGCAGGAATCAAGCTGCATTCCAGTGATAGATGGATGTACAGCTGGGACATCGGAGAAAACAAGTATGGTTTTTCCATCCTGCCCGCAGGAGAAAAGTGCAGTAATTTCGACGGCATTAATGAATGGGCAACATTTTGGGTAAGAGACAACTCAACGATTTATAATCAAGTCAACATCTCAGGAAAATATCCTTATTTTGAGAATACTGACTATGATTGCGCATTCTCCATCCGTTGTATAAAAGACTAATACCCCGAATCATTTCAGGTTAGGATATGTTAAAACAAATATTGGCATTACTCAGTATCACAGTTTTTTTTGTAGCCTGTGATTTCGGGACATCAGAGTCAGATGACAAGCTCCATGTTGTACATGGGGAGTTCGTAGATTCTCGTGATGGACAAACCTACAAGACGGTAACCATCGAATCCCAGACATGGATGGCAGAGAATCTAAACTACAAAACTGATTCCAGTTTATGCTACAACGATTCCATAGAAAACTGCGAAATATATGGCCGGCTCTATAACAGAAACGAAGCACTATCTGCTTGTCCTAAAGGATGGCGCCTTTCAGACTATAGCGATTGGAACACCCTCGAAAACGTAATAAACAACGACTACGCCCGCAAACTCAGAGCATCTTCTGGCTGGGCAATTGAAAGAGTCAATGGCTCAGACGCCTATGGGTTTAACGTTTTGCCCGGCGGCGAATGCCGTGATGGACATTGCTATTACAAGGGGTACTTCGCAAAATTTTGGATCAACAAAGGGCTACCTATCGAGAGACCGGAAGGAACTGATTACGAAACATATGAAGGTCCTTACGGAGCAAGACAAATATCTGTTAGCGGCGAAGAAGAACTTAGCTTGTACTGGGGATACAAAACAACAGCATGTTCCGTTCGATGCATTAAGGAATAAAAAGCAAGGCCGCGACGAAATCGCGATCTTCTTCAGGCTGGATTATCTCCAAAAAGAAAACCGCCGCGAAACTAATCTTCGCAGCAGCTCTTGATCAGAAGAATCTGGGCAGGCACATACACCGGCCAGACCAAGCCATCGGCAATGGCGGAAATCAATTCCATCACAGAGTGGTCATCGCTAGTGGCGAGAGCAAAACCCACCAGGGCGTCGCCAATGAAGAACACGATCATGCCGATTTTCATAAGCTTGGCCTTATGTGCAGAGAAGTATCCTACAGCACCAGCCTTGCAAGCAACAATCAAGGAACAAATGAGGAATGCTGCGTAACCGCCAATCACAAAAAGAATCTGCGGAACAAGGCCTACAAAATAGGCAATTGCCAGTACAGCAAGAACAACCACAGGCACAATCAAAATCTTGGGGAAGTGAGTATCAGTATCGCTTGTGCGGGTGTGTCTGTAAGTAAGGGCAGACTGGAAGAACATAAAGCAGGTGATACCCAGAATGGACGGGGCAATGGGGAAATCCTGAACAAACATGCCCAGCAATCTAAAGCAGACATCGGCCAGGGCAGAGCAGGTAAAGGCAATCTTCAGCCATTTGCCGTCACGAGGGCAGCAAGCAAAGCGGCTTGCATAAAAAGCCAGCACGGTGAGCAAGAAAGAGCTCAGGAACTTGGTGTAGTTCTGATAAGTGTGCGCATCCTGCAGGCAACTTTCGACAGCGCCGCAATGGAAAAGGTCTACCCAGTCCTTAATGAAATAGGTGGTAAAGACGATTGCAATCGCGATCAACAAAAATCTGGATACGTTATTTTTCATGAGCATGGGGCGTAATTTAGCAAAACGCCTCTTGTATATAAAGCGAATTTACATAAAAGATTTTTTACCCTATTTTAGATAAAAGTTTGTTTACCTTATTAGCAATTACTAAACTGTAAAAGCCTTTTGGTCAAAAGATGTTCTTAACAGTCAGCCCGCAAAGGTTTTTATTTAGCAAAAATCAAATGAGGACCTTTACGGCCACGAACTATACGGCCATTCACATAGAAAACGCGACCATCATTACGCATGCGATGCACTGCACGGGCGTTTTCAAGGCGGCGAGACGCAATGGCCATGGTAGAATCCGCAGAACTACTTGAGCCAACAAAGCTGCTAGACGAAGTCGGATTAACAGTTTCACTGCTGGAGGAACTACTTGTTACGACTGGTCCCACAGGGGCTTTGTATTCATAAGCACCCAAGTCGGGAGCCTTGCCTTCGTAAGGCAATTTTACGTTGACACCCTTGTCGATAAACTGACTCTTGGGAGAAAGTTTCAGGAAATCGATATCGGGCAGGCTACCGTCAGCCTTGCGGGGGCCGAAAGCGCCGCCAAGAGGTTCCAGAGGTTTTCCTGTCACCGTCATGCTGGGATCATCGACGCTGACAAAATCTGCATTGGTCGCCGTCAAGTTCAAGTTCCAGGTGTAGTATTCGCCGGCAGCATAATCCCCGCCGATGTAAGAAGTCTTGTTGGGATAGGCGATGTTATTCTTCATGACGTGAGCCTTGGCTCCCTTCAATACAACGCCATCGGTACGGTTACCCGCAGCGTCCCAGGTACTCGCCCACATGTTGAAGGCGGAACCGTTCATGTAAGCTGTATTATTCAGCCAGTCGTTGCCACCGCTACTGTGGTTGGCGTAAAAACCAGAGGCCTTGTTCTTCCAGGCCACGCAATTTCTGATGGTGTGACGAACGCCAGTCTTGCTGCTGCCCGCCTTAAACCCGTTTCCGTTTCCATCCTTAGGCTTGCCAGTGCCGTAATTGCTGTAGCCGTGACCCATGGCCCAGCTGTTTTCAATCACAACAGGAAATTCCTGGCTAATGAAATCCCAGCCATCGTCACTGTTCCACCAGGCGCGACATCCGATAAACTTCGTCGTATCGCCGCCACTCTGGTAATGAACGCCAAAGCCATCTGCATTCTGCCCGTCACCTTGACGTCCATTAGGGTCGTAGTTGTCATGACTATCGCAGTTCAGGAACAGATGGCCGCCGCCACTTCCCGAGCCTTTTTCATTCACGAAAAATCCGGATCCGCCGTGATGATGACTGTTGATCAATTCCAGAAAGATGTGCTTACTGCGGGAAACGTACACGCCCACGTTGGATTCACCCTTCATGGGAACGTTCTTGAATTCAAGCCCCTTCAAGTGAAGATACTGAGCCTGAATCAAGACGCCATTGGTATAGCGTACGTTATTGGTTCCGTTGGCAATGGGCATCTTGCTAAAGTCGAACACAGGAACCTCGCCAGGATAAGCCAAATAATGAATGCGGTTATTATCGCTAGCACCACTCTTAGTCAAGTGAATGCCAGCAAACATATTGTCGTTCTTCACATAGGTTGTATCCGTATGCATGTAGGTGCCGCCGCGAACCCAAACAGTATCACCAGCTACGACCTTTGAATTAGCCTTTTTCAAGGATGCGAAAGGCTTTTCCTTGGAACCCACATTGGCATCATTTCCATTAGGAGCCACATAGTAAACGGAAGCCATGACAGACTGGGACAAAAGTGCAATAGTCACAGCAAACAAACTCATCTTTAAATTCAACTTAGCCATATATTCTCTCATGAAATTTTTAAAAAAAAGCGTAAGCCGCCTCCGAAATTTTCGAATTAGACTTACGCTCCTGTTTGGTTTTGGATGTAGAAAAGTTACTTGTTATAGATTTTAATTCTAGAAGCGCGGCTTTGCAGATTGCTGGCGGAACGGCCGTTCACAAAGAAACTACGGTTATTTTCGCGCTGACGCAAGAGCTCGCGAGCCCTCTGAATACTGCGATTAGCGATTGCAGCGGTGGTAGAATCCTTTTCGCCTGCAGGCGGAACCACAACAGGATCGATGGATTCCACTACAAACTGGATCTTGTCGATATTTGGGCCGCCATCTGCTGTAGTAGAAGTGAAGGTAATGTTGCTGACGCCAGCAGGCATCTTGAGAACCACATCCTTGCTCTTCCAACTGGTCCATTCGGAGGTAGATTCAAAATCCTGGGACTTCACCTGAACTTCGCCATTGACAGCAATACTTACAGGGCGATTGACAGTAGAACCGTTGGCGAAAACGATGCGAACCTTCTGTTCACCTTCACTGGGAAGGCACACGGGAATGGTCACGGAAGAACCTACGACGTTATCCAGGTTGGCGTAACCCTTGCCGGAGAAGCCTGCGTGCTTATCTTCAAAGATTGTGTTACTGAAAACTGCATTTTCTACTTCGTAGTTCAAGGAGTCCTTGCCTACGAACTTGAAGTTTGCCCCCAGATTCACTTCCTTGTTGAGAGAAGTCACCGTGTAATCCTTGGCGGTGCCAGAGTTATCCCCAGTCCAGCCTGTGAATTCCCAACCTTCCAGCGGGACGGCGGTAAAAGTCACCTTGGAGCCTTCTGCGATTTCGGCACCTTCAATGCTCTGGGCAATTGTACCACCAGCTGCTGCAGCAGTCTTCACGGCAATCTTCTTAATTGCCTTTCCACCAACCCAATCAGGAAGCGTTGCGTTGTACTGCTTTGCGATTGCAGCCAGTTCATCAAGGCGAGCGTTAGCGGTGTACCTCTGACCATCGCGATCGAACATAGGCTTGTTGCTGTAGCGGGTCGGTTCCCAAACAAAAGTACCCCATCCTAAGTCCCCAAAGTCATTCATAATGCCGTTAATCAGCTTAGTACGATCGGCGGTATATTCGCAGCTCAACACAGGCTTTTTCTTCTTGGTCACAAGGCCGAACATGTCGCGCCAATCCTGGCCATTGTTGGTGGTACCATAAGTGGAACCGCAAATGGCATCGTAATCGATGTTGGCGTCAATCTTGCTGTACCAACCTTCAAAACCGCCATCAGGACGGGGGCGACCATGCTGCATCACGATCTTGATGGAGGGATCGATATCGCGGACAGCCTTTACGCCGGAGTTGATGATGTTTGCAAATTCAGCAGTCTTGTTGATAGAAACGCCAGAAACTGCGGAGTTGATTTCATTACCCACCTGAACCATGTCGGGGCGAAGGCCTGCCTTCATCAAGGCGTTCATGGTGGTCTTCACATGGTCATAAGCCAGCTTACCCATTTCGGCATTAGACTTTCCGCTCCAGGATGCAGGCACATACTGCTTGCCGATGGAAGCCCAGGTGTCGCTCATGTGGAAATCCAGGAAGAAGCCCATGTTGTGAGCCTTAATACGCTTGGCGAGAGCAATGGTATGGTCCAGGTCGCACCAGCAAACCTTGGAATTTGCACCGGAATAACTTTCCGTGGCGTAGCCAACGCAAGAATTCACGAAGGTACGAACACGAATGAAGTTGATACCGTGATCTTGAAGGATGTCAAACAGATCCTGTTGCTTGCCATCGTGATAATACTTTGCACCCAGGGATTCATCTTCCAGAACCCAGGAAACATCCACGCCCACAATGTAGGGGCGAGCCATGGCGGCGGCGGCAATTACACCCATAGCAATTGCAGCTTTCTTAAAAGTATTCATGAAATTGAACTTCATAACTTACTCCTTTTTATCCAATCATCCCTATCCAAGCGTTCAAAGGTCCCTAATCCAAAGCGCCTAGACTTTTTATTTTTTTTATTGTACTATAATATGTACTACAACTTTATAGAAACAAATATAATCACTTTTACTACAAAGTGTACTATAAAAATTCAAAATTTTTTAGTACATGCAAAAAAGCCCCCTTTTCAGGGGGTAATTCCGCGTTTTTCATCAAAATCGGCAATTCTGAATTTTTTATTTCATTGCCTGCTTCTGCAGAGCATAGAAAAGTCGCATCCAGTTTTCACTCTGGGAACCGTCGAAGAAGAAAATTTCGTCCAGACCGCCCACCAAATTAGGTTCATCACCGCCAATGGCAGGATTGGTGCAAGTGGAGAAATCGCCTCCATTTTCAAACTGGTCCTTGCTGAGGGGCACACCATCCACATAGGTAAAGACACTGTCCCCACGGATGGTGAAGGAATAGTTGTGCCAGGTTCCATCCAGAATCCGTGCAGTACCATAAGTGGAATTATAAACGCCTTCCCCATCGTGGCGGGCGTCAATACGCAGGTTTACTGCAGCCTGATTACCACGCTGCTGCAGGATGAAGGCTACACTGTCCTTCTTCGCAGAGAGAATGCGAGTATAACTGGTTCCCGGTGTAGCCTGGGAAGCGCTATCAGCCTTGATCCAGATGGATGCGGACATCTGCGTTCCGTTATTGGTGAAGGGTTCAAAGCCTTCAATCATCTTCCAGGAATCCGTAGAATCCAGCCAGAGGGCGTTTCCGAGGATTCCCTCATTCTTAGAGCCCGTCAAGCTGTCAAATGATTCCGTATGGCGCGAAAGCACTACGGCGGTGTCGCCTACAGGCTTACCCCAATCATCGTAATAGCAGTTGTTCAACAAGTCAAATGAGAGAGTTCCACTTTCCGAGAAGACAACTTCCTTTAGGCTGCCCCAGTACAGCAGGGAATCCCCTTCGCTCTTTTGTAGAGGGATTACGCGACCTAGCGCATCCACAAGGCAGGCCTTCGTGGCAGGCTTTTCCAGACGGATGGGCAGAGGCATATCCTTGAAGGGTTCATCTGCAGAAGATAGATCTTCAAAGCCTTCCGGAAGCGAAATGGTCAATGGAATCACTTTTGCATTGGCAATACTATCAGCATGAATAAAGGTTGTTTCTCCATCTTTCAATGCGAAGTCCGACCAGAAAAAGCCTTCGTCAGTAATGTCGACTAACCAATGGGAGCCGCCGGGAATTTCAGGCAGATGGTCCACCTTAACTAACCCATTTGCCACAGCAGCAGAATCCAGAACGTGGTTGATGACACTCAGGGTGGAATAGATGGTGTCATTCTTTAAGGATCTTGCGACAGGCACTGAAACTTTTATAGTGTCACCAATTTTACGGTCAAGAGGTCTCAAGTCAAAGTAGGCACTGGCCTTGCCCGCCGTGATTTCCCCATAGGAGGTTTCGACGCACTTGGCTCCTGTGGAATCCACATAATAGGCCGCACAGTCACCAAGTTCAAAGTGGATGTAGACGGTTCTTTCATCACCATCTCCATTGGAAACGACTGCGGAATCACAAATTCGGCCGCCAGCCATTTTCCATTCAAAATCCAGTATTCCCACAGCGTATTCAACGGAGTCCCGATGGAGACCAAATTCTCCATCGTAGATGATCAGGGAATCATTCCTGAATTCTTCATACTTGCATTTCAATGAAATGTTCATGTCGAAGGTTTTTGCGTCAAAAAACACATGTTCAATTTTCTTTTCGTTGGAGTCTACAGGATAGTCACTACTATGGAGTTTGATGGTCTGACTTACGATGAGATTGGTGATGCCCTTATCGCCGATGCGATAGGTTTCGCCCTCTTCGGCGTTTAGGTCAATGGCGATAGAACGTACGTCACCCTTTACCGGCAAGATGGTCAGGGAGTCATAATCTTGAGCAGGTACGCTATCCATGGAAACATGGCCCGCAGCGATGTTCGATTCGCTTACAACCTTTTCCAAATAGGCGGTTGATGTGAAAACTGTGTCGCCCACGGTATCACGCTCCGTGCGGGAAAGCTGCAAGGTATCCCCTTCGGAGATTTCAAAGTCCGCAACGGAAATCATGACGCGTGCCACGCCATGACCTGTATTGGTTTCAATTAACACCTTGTTTCCGGTGTTGGTTTCAATAAGAATGCCTGCGACACCGCTGTCACTACTGCAGGCGGCAAACAGCATTGTCATAAATAGCAGAAACGCCGTCAATACGAATTTCAAATTTTTCATACCCAACCTCAAACTTTACTTCTTCAAGTTGCTGAAAACGTGAAGATTGATATGTTCCACTTCGGTGGGAGTGTCCGTATCGGCGGCCACGATTTTGCGAACCACATCCTTGAACTTTTCGGCGGCGGCCTCCACCTTCTTGCGGCCCTTTGCAGAAACGCTAAAAGTAAAGGTGGTCATATCGCGGGATTCCTTGCCTTCGGAATCCAAGGCCTGCTTGGAGAGTTCCAGGCACTGCTTCTGATACTGGAGAACCATCTGGCTTTTGCACTGCTGTACAGTAGCCATGCTTTCCTTGGTAGGTTTCCAGAATCCCTGATCGTTACGGCGGATCAGTTCCATCTTCTGCATCAAGGCGAGACTTGCCTGGATTTTCTTTTCGCTCACCGGCGGGAAAATTTTTTCAGAAAGTTCACTTACGTCGTCGGACACATCCAGAATTTCGAGGATTGCGTAGATGGTGCTGTTGTACCAGTTGGCAAAGAACTCGTAGCTGTCGGGATTGACGATAGCCTGGGGATTCTTGTTCAGACGCATCATTTCAGCGAAGGCGGCATCCCGGACTTCGGCGGTCTTGCCCTGGTCAAAATTAACCATGGCCTCAAAATATTTTGCCTCGTTTCCCTTGAGCCCAATAACATCTACAAAGCGGCCCAGCATGGTGTCGGTCACCTTTTTGCCCTGAACTACATCATTAAAATAGCTGCGGGTATTGGGGAGGCCCAGCAGGTTGCAAAATTCCGTACGGCTAAAATTTGGTTCCGCCGCCTGACGGCGTTCCTGATACTCAGCAAGAAACTTACGGAACTTGGTAAATTCAAAAATATTTGCGTACATAGGCAATAAATCCGTTAAATTTTCACAACCATAATATAGTACATAAAGTAGTAAATTCACACCATTTTTCTAAAAAATCATAGTACAAGTTATAGTTAATCACATTTTTACCTATTCCAAAGTAATTAATACACAATTATCAACAACTTTTTCACTTTTTTCTTGAAAGCACCCATTGATTTATAGTACAATTTGTAGTACATTATGTAGTACAATAAACATGACCCTGGTTAGGTCGAAGAAAAAGGGATGTTTGGAAATGATCAACGAATCAAAAAATTCTAAAAGTGATTTAGCAGTCAAGGCTGGAATTTTCCTCGCCGCATTTGGTTTAATCGCAGCCTTTTCCAGCACACATGCTGCAGATAGCTACAAATTTGACTTTGGTGATGGTCCCGTTGCCGCGGGTTATACCCAGATTAAGTCCAACACCAAATTCGACGCTACCAAGGGCTACGGTTTTGAATCGGGAACCATCAGCTCCGTAGACCGCCTTTGGGATGACGACCTGAAAACAGACTTTCTCACCTCCAAGGGAGACATGATTTTCTCTGTGGTTCTTCCCCAGGGTAACTACGAAGTGTCCTTCACTTTTGGCGATGGCGAAAATGAAAGCGAGACCACCGTCTGGGCTGAAAATCGCAAGCTCATGTTTGACCGCGTCACCACTGCCGGCGGCGTCTTTAGCACACAGAGCGTTTCCCTTCGCCGTATGGAAACCAAGAGCATCGATGGCTCCGTTACCATGAGCATCAAGGACCGCGAAAAGGATTACAGAACTTGGGACAACAAGCTGACCTTTATCATCAGCGGCAAGGCTCCCGCTGTGGCAGGCATTGAAATCAAGCCCAAGAACGACGTGACTACCTTGTGGCTCTGCGGAAATTCCACCGTAGTGGACCAGCTGACAGCTCCTTGGGCGGGTTGGGGACAGATGTCCCCGGGATTTTTCAAATCCAGCCTTGCCGTCGCCAACTACGCGGAATCCGGCCTTACCGCCAGCGGCTTTTATAGTATGAAGCGTTTGGCAAAGATTCTCGCCGAAGTCAAGAAAGGCGATTATGTGACGGTGCAGTTCGCCCATAACGACCAGAAGAACGCCACCGACGTGGCTAACTACGAAACGACCCTGACCAAGTATGCTAACGAAATCAAGGCCAAGGGTGCCATCCCCCTGTTCGTTACATCCACCGCACGCCAGGGCGAACTGGACCCGAAAACAAGCGTGGGCGGCCTTCCCGAAAAAATGCGCGCCCTTGGTCAAAAGCTTGGCGTTACCGTTCTGGATTTGAATCAGCATTCCATTAACCTGCAGAATGCCCTAGGCAACAACAAGGAAAAGCTGTACATGTACACCGCCAGCGACAAGACTCATTTCTGCGAATACGGCGCGTACGAATTGGCCCGCGCCATCCTGGAAGAAATGAAGACCAAGGTTCCTGATCTGGCAAAGCACCTACGCGATAACCACGTTGCATTTGATTCCAAGAAGCCCGACGCTCTGGACATTCTGACTCAGGCAAAGGCTCCCATCACCGAAGGCGGCCTCATTCAGGTTCCCGAAGAACCGGAATCTTCCAGCTCGGGAGAAGCACCCGCAGAATCCTCTAGCAGCAAGGGCGGCGAATCCACCGAGGGAACAACTTCCGCAGAACTTCCCGCAAATGCCGTCATCGGCATTCAGGGCGACCAGTTTGCTTCAGCTGACGGCGTCAAGGAAACCACAAACACAGGCTACACCGGCGAAGGTTACCTAAACATCGATAACGGTGCAGGAACCCGCGCCACTTACAAACTGGAAAAGGATTCAACCCGCGGCGACACTGTATATATTCGCTTTGCCAACGGCTCAGATGCAAACCGCGACATGATCGTCAACGGCATCGAAGTTGAATTTCCGCCTACCGGCAGCTGGACCAATTGGAAAATCGTAAGCGTTCCTCTGAACCTCAGCAATTCCGTAAGGCTTGAAATGGAATCTCTGGCAGAAAAGGGCGGTCCCAATATTGACTGGATCGGATGGAGCGTAAATCATTCGGCAGACTCCTCGGCCGAACCCCAAGCCATCTCCCAGAACATCACCGGCGCCGCAGCAAAGTTTAGCGCACACTTCTCCGGAAACAGCATCTTTCTAAACAATGCTCCCAATGGTTCCTATACAATCAGCATTTTTGATATGCAGGGCAACAAAGTCAAAAGCATTCAAAATGCCCAGGGCAATGAATTCAACGTCCAGCTGAATCACGGAACTTATATCATTCGCATTTCACAGGACAATCGCATCTTTGAAATGACAAGAATCATTAAACGATAAATCAAAAAATGAGGAAAAATTGGGTATGAATATCACAAGAAAATCAATCGCAGCATTGGCCACCATGATGGCCTTCGGCTTGGCCACCGACGCCGTAGCCGCAAGAAAGTTTGAATATCTGGATCGCGGCGTTGTCGCTGTCCGACAGAACAACACCAACGCCTTGGTAACCTGGCGCAGTCTGGCCAGCGACGAAGACAATCTCGGCTTTAATGTCTACCGCGTCACCGGCAAGGACACCGTAAAACTCACAAGCGCACCCGTCACCAAGGGCACCAACTTCGTAGATGGCAAGGCCGACTTTTCCAAAGCAAACACCTACTTCGTAAAGAAAGTGCTGAACGGCAAGGAACTGGAAACCAAGGGCAGCTACACCATGCCCGCCAACAAGGGCGTCGGCCCTTACGTCACCGTTCCTATCAAAGCTGGGACTGCCGTTCATTTTGTTTGGGTCGGCGACCTGGATGGAGACGGCGCTTACGACTATCTTCTGGACCGCCCTACCGATGACGAGCAGAAACTGGAAGCCTACAGCAGCACCGGAAAATATTTGTGGACTCTGAATCTGGGCCCCAATAGCGCCAACAAGAACAACATTACTCCGGGCGCGTCTACTCTAGACGTTGGCATGTGGGATGGCGCCACCGTCTACGATATTGATTCCGACGGATACGCCGAAGTCATCGTCCGCATCGCCGATGGCGTTACCTTTGGCGACGGCAAGAAATTTTCTCTCAGCGGTACAAACGCCCAGGTCGTCGCAGTCCTGGA is a window encoding:
- a CDS encoding T9SS type A sorting domain-containing protein → MINESKNSKSDLAVKAGIFLAAFGLIAAFSSTHAADSYKFDFGDGPVAAGYTQIKSNTKFDATKGYGFESGTISSVDRLWDDDLKTDFLTSKGDMIFSVVLPQGNYEVSFTFGDGENESETTVWAENRKLMFDRVTTAGGVFSTQSVSLRRMETKSIDGSVTMSIKDREKDYRTWDNKLTFIISGKAPAVAGIEIKPKNDVTTLWLCGNSTVVDQLTAPWAGWGQMSPGFFKSSLAVANYAESGLTASGFYSMKRLAKILAEVKKGDYVTVQFAHNDQKNATDVANYETTLTKYANEIKAKGAIPLFVTSTARQGELDPKTSVGGLPEKMRALGQKLGVTVLDLNQHSINLQNALGNNKEKLYMYTASDKTHFCEYGAYELARAILEEMKTKVPDLAKHLRDNHVAFDSKKPDALDILTQAKAPITEGGLIQVPEEPESSSSGEAPAESSSSKGGESTEGTTSAELPANAVIGIQGDQFASADGVKETTNTGYTGEGYLNIDNGAGTRATYKLEKDSTRGDTVYIRFANGSDANRDMIVNGIEVEFPPTGSWTNWKIVSVPLNLSNSVRLEMESLAEKGGPNIDWIGWSVNHSADSSAEPQAISQNITGAAAKFSAHFSGNSIFLNNAPNGSYTISIFDMQGNKVKSIQNAQGNEFNVQLNHGTYIIRISQDNRIFEMTRIIKR